From the genome of Desulfobaculum xiamenense:
AAGAACGTGGTGGCCGACATGCGCTGGCTGCGCGAAAGTGGGCTGGCCGATGCCACTGCGGCCCTTGCTGGCCGGGGTGCGACGCAGGTGGTGGGCATCTGCGGTGGCTTCCAGATGCTCGGACGCGTCATCGGCGACCCGCACGGAGTGGAGTCGCGCGGGGAGAGCGTGGAGGCTTTGGGGCTGTTGCCCGTGGTCACGGAGCTCTCGCCCGTCAAGACGCTCGCCGTGGTCGAAGCGCGCTTTGCGCCGTCCGGTGCGGGGCTTCGCGGATACGAAATACATCATGGCCGCACCGCGTGCGTGGACGGGGGCGGAGGGGTGCCCTGCGTGCTGCGGGCCGACGGCGAGGCCATAGGCTATTCCCGCGCCGACGGTATGGTCTGGGGCAGCTATCTGCATGGACTGTTCGATGCGGACGCCTTCCGCCGCGAGTTCGTGGACGGGTTGCGCGTGCGGGCCGGGCATGCAGCGCTTGGGCGCATCGTGACGGTCCGGGATATGGAGCCAGCACTGGACAGGCTGGCCGACATCGTGCGCGAGCATCTGGATGTGCGGCGACTTTACAAAAGAATCGGGCTCATGTAACGGGTGCGTCCGGATTTCGATCCGGCGCGCGTAGTGGCTGAACATGCGGTGCCTCTGGGCACCTCTGGCGCGGGGAAAGAGTGTGGCGGATGGCCTGCCGATGCAAGTGGGCCGTAGGATGCCGTCCTGTCATCTCCCCGCGTTTTGTTTTGTCCGGGCGGGATGCAGAAGCGCTGTGGCAGCATCGCACAAGTGTCTGTGACAATTTTTTCACATTCTGCAAGCTGGAATGCGATGCACGAAGTAGCATGGAGCGTTCTCATGTGTTGCATGTTGCTTTAAAAAAAAGCATTGATTTCGCAGTTGCGATGTTATAGAGACTCCACCAGTTCACTTTGGAGGATATGAAAATGGACGAATATTTGAAAGAAGCTCTTGAGATAGTGAAGGCGCAGGCTAGCGTCCGGAATATGACCGAGGAAGAAATCCTCTCCATGGTTGATAAGCTGGCGAAGGGTATTGCCAACATTCACCATGCCACCGAGGACATCGAGTGCGAGCGGCCCGACATCGACCCCAAGAAGGCCATTCGCGAAAAGTCCATCGTCTGCCTCGAGTGCGGAAAGAGCTTCAAGGTGCTGACCAAGCGCCATCTTTCCACCCACGGCATGACCCCCGCCGATTACAAGGAAAAGTACGGCTACACCAAGAAGACCTCTCTTGTGTGCAAGAGCCTCGCTCGCGAGCGCCGCAAGAAGATGGCCGACATGCGCCTCTGGGAGCGCCGCGGCCAGAAGTAGTCGCTGCCGACCCGTTGAGAGATTTCGAAAGCCCGCCAATTGGCGGGCTTTTCGTTTTGTGCGGCATCGGCGCGCGTGCGTGCCTGTGTCGACTGTATGGCCGTGAATTGCGCGATGCGGTGTTGGCTGGCAGGGCGTGGCGGAAGATGGTTGGGCCAGATTCCATGCAGTGTGCCTCCGGTGACGCCATGGACGTTGCGCTTCGCATGCAAAGGCGTATAGCCTTGCGTCATGTCCACCACTTCTGCATTCACTTTCGAAGATGTCTCGTTTTCGCATCCCGGAAACGGCCCGTGCCTCGCGCAGGCGCGGCTGACCATCCCCGAGGGGGCGTTCGCGCTCGTGGGCGGGCCGTCCGGCGCGGGAAAATCGACGCTCCTGCGGCTCATGAACCGCCTGTTGGAGCCGGATTCAGGGCGCATTCTCTACCGGGGGCGTCCGCTTGCCGAGTACGATCCGCCTCGGCTGCGGCGCGAGGTGGCCACGGTGGGGCAGGAGCCGACACTCGTCTCCGGGACCGTGCGCGATAACCTGCTGCTGCCGTATACCTTCAGGGTCAACGCCGATCTGGTTCGCCCCGGTGACGACACTCTGGAAGCGTGGCTTGCGCGGCTGCTGCTCGACGGGGTGACGCTGTCCTCGCGGGCGAGCGCCCTGTCCGTGGGCCAGCGCCAGCGGCTGTGCCTCATCCGTACGCTGCTTCCCGCGCCGAGGGTGCTGCTCATGGACGAACCGACCAGCGCGCTGGACGCCGAGAGCCGCGAGGTGGTGGAGCGCGCCGCCGAGGACCTGTGCGCCGATGACGGCGTCACCGTGGTCATGGTCAGCCACGTGGAGATGCGCTTTTCGCGTGTGTCTCCCATGCGGCTTCATCTTGCGGCGGGACGTCTGGAGGTGTCGGCATGAGCGTCGCGACCCCTATCGTTATCGGACCTGGGCAACTGGCCCTGACACTCGTCTTCGTGTTGTTGGCCGGGCTGGTGTCCATGGCCTTTCGGCTGGAACTGACGCGCAGCCTCGCCGTGGGCACGGTGCGCACCTTTGCGCAGCTTTTTCTCATGGGCTACGCCCTCAAGTATATCTTCGCCCTCGAAATGGGCCTGCCCGTGGTGGCGGTGTTCGCGGCCATGGTGGCCGCCGCCGCGCACATCGTGCACGGCCGCGTGCCCGAGCGCGACGTGGCCTTTGGCCTGCCGGTGTTCGGGGCCATGATTGCCAGCTACATGCTGGTGGCTACCAGCGTGACCGGGGTGATCATCGGCGCGAAGCCATGGTGGGAGCCGCAGTATTTCCTGCCGCTTGGCGGCATGATCGCCGGAAATTCCATGAACGCGCTGGCCATCGCCCTTGAGCGCCTGTTCTCCGGCCTTCGCCGTCGCCGGGCGGAGGTGGAGATGAAGCTGACCCTTGGTGCGGACTATCGCGAGGCCAGCGACGACATCGTGCGCGAGGCCATTCGCGCGGGCATGATTCCGTCCATCAATTCCATGATGGGCGTGGGGCTGGTGTCCATTCCGGGCATGATGACCGGCCAGATCATCGCCGGGGCGGATCCGTCCTTGGCCTGTCGCTATCAGATCGTGGTCATGCTCATGCTTGTGGCGTCCACGGCCATTTCCGCGGTGGTCGTGGTGTGGCTGGCGCGCAAGCTGTGCTTCGGCAGGGCGCATCAGCTGCTGCTGCGGCCCGAGAACGACTAGACTTTCGCCGGGATGGCCATCCCGGCAGGAGAATGAGAAAACGGCGCGCTTCGCAGGGAAGCGCGCCGTTTGTCGTTTTGTGCTGTGGCGGAGGGGCTAGGCGTTCAGCTTCTCGGCGGCGCGTTCCACGGACGCCTTGAAGTCCTCGCGCGCGGCGCGGAGCTTTTCCGCCAGTTCCGCGTCGGACAGGGCGAGAATCTGCGCGGCCATCCATGCGGCGTTGCGCGCTCCGGCCTTGTCCAGCGCCACGGTGGCCACGGGGAACCCCGGAGGCATCTGCACCGTGGACAACAGCGCGTCCATGCCGCCGAGGGCCGAGGCGCTGATCGGAATGCCGATGACGGGGCGGGTGGTCTTGGCGGCCACGGCACCGGCGAGATGCGCGGCCATGCCCGCCGCGCAGATGAAGACCTGACAGCCCTTGGCTTCCAGCTCGTCCACGAGGCGCGCGGTGCGCTCCGGGGTGCGGTGGGCGGAGGTCACGGTGAAGGTGTAGTCGATGCCGAGATCGGACAGGACGTCCGCGCAGGGGCGCACCTTTTCCTCGTCGGAAATGCTGCCCATGAAGATTGCGACGCGGCTCATCTACTTCATCCTCCTCAAGCCCTTGTCGCCGATGTCGCGGCGGAAGTAGCTCTTGTCGAAGTGGATTTTCTCGATGCCCTCGTAGGCGCGCTTCTGCGCCTGCGCGAGGTCGGCCCCGAGGGCAGTCACGCCCAGCACGCGGCCACCGCTGGCCAGGATGCGGCCGTCTTCGGGACGGGTTCCCGCCTGGAACACGGTCACTCCCTCGACGGTTTCGGCCTCGGCGAAGCCGGAAATTTCCATGCCCTTGGGGTAGCTGCGGGGATAGCCGTCGGCGGCCATGACCACGCAGATGGCGGTTTCGGCCTTCCAGCGGATGTCGATCTCGTGCAGGCGGCCCTCGATGCAGGCAGTCATGATCTCGGCGAGGTCGGAATCGAGGCGGGTCAGCAGCGGCTGGCACTCGGGGTCGCCGAAGCGGACGTTGTATTCGAGAACCTGCGGGCCGTTCTCCGTGAACATGATGCCCGCATAGAGCACACCCACGAAGGGATTGTCCTTGGCGGCCATGTGCCGGACGATGGGACGGATGACCAGATCGGTCATCATCTCGTAGTCCTCGGGGGGAAGAATGGGGGCGGGGGAGTATGCGCCCATGCCGCCGGTGTTGGGGCCGGTGTCGCCTTCGCCCACGGCCTTGTGATCCTGCGAGGAGGGCATGCAGACGATGGTCTTGCCGTCGCAGAACGCGAGGAACGAGGCTTCCTCGCCACGCAGGGCGTCCTCGATGACCACGCGTTCGCCAGCCTTGCCGAAGACCTGCTTGACCATCATCTCGTCGATGGCTTCGAGGGCTTCCTCGCGCGAGGAACAGACCACCACGCCCTTGCCCGCAGCGAGGCCGTCGGCCTTGACCACGCAGGGCATGGAGCGCTCGGCGATGTGCAGGCGGGCGTCCTTGGCGTCGTCAAACACGCGAAATGGTGCCGTGGGCACGCCGGATTCGCGCATGACGGTCTTGGCGAAGGCCTTGGAGCCTTCGAGCTGCGCCGCGAAGGCGTTGGGGCCGAAGCAGGGGATGCCGGAGTGGGCGAGGGCTTCCTTGAGGCCGAGGACCAGCGGAAGCTCGGGACCGATGACGACCATGTCGATGGCGTTGTCCTTGGCGAAGGTGGTCAGCCCCGGGAGGTCGTCGTCATGGATGGGAATGTTCTCGCCAAGGGCCGCCGTGCCGCCGTTGCCGGGGGCGATGTACAGCTTGTCCACCAAGGGGCTCTGCGAGAGCTTCCAGGCCAGCGCGTGCTCGCGCCCCCCGGAACCGACGATGAGTATCCGCAAAATGTCCTCCTTTCGTACGCTGGCAGCCCGTGGCCTCCAGGTCATGCATTCGGTGCGATGGTCTCTTCGGAAGGGGCGCGCGTCCGCGTGGGCGCGGCCTGTGGCGCGGATGCGCCGCGCGCATCCACTGCCGTGCAGTGTCGCGCGTTACGTAGCCTACCTTGCTGTGGAAGGCAATGACGGACATGTCCGCCGGATAGGGTGGCGTCAGGCATCGTCGGGTTCCCGGAACAGTGCGTAGTAGGCCACCGGCACCACGACGAGGGTGAACGCCGTGGACGCGAACAGCCCGGTGATGAGCGCCCACGCCAACCCCGAGAAGATGGGGTCCAGCGTTATGGGCCATGCGCCGAGCGCCGTGGTGGCCGCCGTGAGCACGATGGGGCGCAGTCGCACCGCCGCGCTGGCCACGATGGCTTCGCGAAGCGGCAGGCCCTGCTTTTGCGCGTCGCGGATGAATTCGATGAGCACCAGCGAGTTGCGGATGACGATGCCACCGAGTGCGATCATGCCGATCATGGACGTGGCCGTGAAGAAGATGGGGTTTGGCAAGTCGCCCACGTCGCGCGCGAAGAGGACGTTTAGCAGCCAGAATCCCGGCATGATGCCGATGATGGTGAGCGGAATGGCGCTCATGATCAGCCCCGGCAGGGCGAAGGAGCGCGTCTGCGCGACGAGGAGCACGAAGATGCCGCCTAGCGCCGCCGCGAAGGCCAGCCCGAGATCGCGGAAGACGCTGAGGGTGATCTCCCATTCGCCCTCGCCCGCCCACTCCGCCGAAAGGCCGGGTGGCAGGGGCGAGCCGCGCAGGGTGCGCTGGAGGTCGATGACCGCGTCCACGGGCGAGCGCCCGGCCATTTCGCCATAGACGTAGGCCACGCGCCGCAGGTTCTTGTGGTGGATGGGCTGGTCCTCGGGTTCGGTAACGAAGTGTCCAAGCTCCGCCAGCTCCACCACGCCGTTCGGCGCTTCCGCCGCAGCCACGGGCAGTTGAAGCAGGCCCGCCGCCGAGGCGCGACGGTTTTGCGGCAGGCGAAGCACCACGGGCAGGGGCTGGCGTTCGCTTGGCAGGTGCACGGTGGCCGGTGCGTCGCCGGAGACGGCCATGTGCAGCGCGCAGGCCACGTCCTGTGCGCTGACGCCGTGCAGGGCGGCCTTTTCCCTGTCGAGGCGGAAGTTGAGCTGCGTGCGCGGCGTCTCGCCCGTGGTGTCCACGTCGCTCACGCCCGGCTCATCGCGCATGAGGTTCGCCACGTGGCGCGCTCCGGCGAGGAGTTGGGCGTTGGTCTTTTCCGGGCTGCCGTAGATTTCCGCCACCAGCGTCGAGAGCACGGGCGGGCCGGGCGGCACTTCCACGATCTTGATGTCCGCGCCAAGTTCGCGGGCCACGGCCTCCAGCTCCGGGCGCAGGCGCAGGACGATGGCGTGGCTCTGCTCGGCGCGGCGTTCGCGCTCGGCGAGGTTCACGCGGATGTCGGCGAGGTTCGGCGCGCTGCGTACGAAGTAGTGACGGACCATGCCGTTGAAGTCCATGGGCGAGGCCGTGCCCGCGTAGGTGACGAAGCTCTCCACCTCGTTGACGCGGCGCAGGACGTCCGTGAACCGGGAGATGGCGCGGTCCGTGGCCTCCAGCGGCGTACCCTCCGGCATGTCGATGACGATCTGGAATTCGTTGCGGTTGTCGAAGGGGAGCATCTTGAGCGGCACGAAGCGAAACGCCGCCAGTGCGCAGGATATGACGAGCAGGGCGGCGATGGCGCACCACAGGGCCATGCGCCGCCGTGGGGAATCGAGCAGCGGCGTGACCACGGCGGCGTAGATGCGCCGCACGCGCGGCGACGCGCCTTCGTCTGGCGAGGCTGTTGCCCCGCTCGCCGAACTCGCGTCCGCACCGGCCATGCCCCGCAGCAGCAGGAAGGACAGCCACGGCACCACGGTCAGCGCGGCTACGGTGGAAAAGGTCACCGTGAGCGGGACGTTGGCCGCCATGGGGGCCATGTACGGACCCATCATGCCTGTGATGAAGAACATGGGCGTGAAGGAGACGATGATGGCCAGCGTAGACATGATGACCGGCGGCAGCACCTCGGCCACGGCGGCCAGCGTGGCCTCGCGCGGGGGCAGATGCCCGAGGCGGATGTGGCGGCGGATGTTGTCCACGTTGGTGATGGGATCGTCCACCACGAGGCCGAGGGACAGGATGAGCGCGAAGAGCGTGACCCGGTTGATGGTGTACCCGAACACGTGGTTCACGAAGAGCGCCAGCGCGAAGCTCACCGGCACGGCCAGCGCCACCACGGCGGCCTCGCGTCGCCCGAGGGCCACGGTCAACAGCGCCACCACGGTCAGAATGGCCAGCCCCAGCGAGGAGAGCAGGTTGTCCACCTTGTCCTGCGCGGTGCGGCCGTAGTCGCGCGTGGTTTCCACGCGCACGCCGTGGGGCAGCACGTCGCGGACCAGCTCGTCCATCTTGGCGTGGACGTCGCGGGCCACGGTGACGGCGTTGGTGCCTTTTTTCTTGGATACGGCCACGGTGACGGCGGGAAATTCACGCCCCGCCTCGGATGCGGGGATGGTTCGCTCCACCTCCGCCCGCGCCGACAGCCCGAAGCGCACGCGGGAGACGGGTTCGGCCGGGCCGTCCGCGATGGTGGCGATGTCGCGCAGGTATACGGGGCGCGAGTCGAACACGCCCACCACCACTTCGCCAGCCTCTCGGGCGGAGGTCAGGAAGGCGTTGGTCCGCAGGGTGATGGCTGTGTTGGCGCTGTCCAGCGTTCCGGCTGTGGCCGAGGTGTCGGCGGCGGTGAGGGCGGCGCGTATGGCCTTGGGCGCGATGCCGAGGCCCGCCATGCGCTGCGGGTCTAACTCCACGCGGATTTCGCGGGGGCGTCCGCCGGTGACGCTGACTCGTGAGACGTTCTCGACCTCGGCCAGCCGCGCGAAGACCTCCTCGCCGATGCGGCGCAGGGCGTGATCGTCGAGGCGGTCCGAGTGCAGGGTCAGGGTGACGATGGGGACGTCGTCGATCTCCACCGGGCGCACCAGCCAGCCCGTCACGATGGACGGGACGAGGTCCTGATGCATGAGGATGGCGTTGTGCAGGCGGATGAGCGCCTTCTCCCGGTCCTCACCCACGAAGAAGCGCACCGTGGCCATGGCCGAGTCCCGCCGGGACACGGAATACACGTGCTCCACGCCGTCGATCTGCCACAGCAGACGCTCCAATGGCGTGGTGACGAGCTTTTCAACCTCGTCGGCCCCGGCACCCGGCACCTGCACGAATACATCGGCCATGGGCACGACGATCTGCGGTTCCTCCTCGCGCGGGGTGAGGAGAATGGCCGCGATGCCGAGCCCGAGGGCCGCAATGACCAGCAGCACGGACAGCCGCGTTTCGAGGAAGGTGTCCACCACCGCGCCGATGACGCCGCGCGGGGAGCGTGGCGCAGTCTCGTGCGACGACGCTGGATGGGGCGAGCCGCCCGTCGGTTCAGCGCACATTGCCGCCTCCGGGCAGGGCCACCACGTCGCCGTCCGACAGGCCGGAGAGCGCCTCGATCATGCCGTCGTACAGCGCGCCGGTCTTCACGTACACGCTGCGCCATGCGTCGCCGTCGAGGACGCGTACTGACTCAAGCTGCCCCACGCGGACAACGGCCTCGGGCGGGATGAGCACGGCGTGGCGCGAGCCGGACGGGATGAGCAGGCGTCCGAACATGCCGGGGTACACGCCGGGCGTTGCGGGCAGGCCGACCTTGACCAGAAAGGTTCGTGTGCGCGGATCGGCCGTCGGGACCACTTCCTCCACGGTTCCGGTGAGCTCTGCGTCCACCGCCGAGATGACCACATGCAGTTCGCGCCCCGGCCGGACGTCGGCGACGAGGCCTTCGCGCACGTGGGCCTCAAGGCGCAGCGCCCCCGGAGCGCGTCCCGCGCTTTGCAGGATGAACAGCGGCTTGCCGGGCACGGCGAGGTCTCCCGGTTCGGCGAGGCGGCGGGCCACTTCCGCATCCTCCGGAGCGCGGACGATGGTGTAGCCCTGTGAGATGCGTGCTTCCTCCAGCCGTTTGGCGGCGCTTTGCACGTTGGCCTCGGCGGCGCGCAGGCCGTCGCGGCTCTGGCCGAGGCGGGCCTCGGTCTGGAGGTATTCGGCCTCGGCGATTTCAAGCTCGCGCGAGGAAATGGCCTTCTCGTCGAAGAGCTGGCGCGAGCGGCGGTACTGCGCCTCGGCGCGGGTGAAGGCGGCGCGGGCCTCGTTTATGCCCTGCCGGGCCTGCTCGCGCGCCGCGTTGGCCGAGGCCAGCGCCTGCCGGCTCTGCTCCTCGCGGGCCGCGTATTCGCGGTCGTCCAGCACGGCGAGGACGTCCCCGCGCGAGACGCTGTCGCCCGCTGAGGCCTCGACCCGGAGGATGGTGCCGGTGACCTGCGCGTCGATGCGCGTTTCCGTGCGAGGGCGGACGGTGCCCACGGCTTCGTAGATTTCGGGAATGGTGCGCAGGTGCGCCGTGGCGTTGGCCGAGGGCGCGTCGGACGCGGTGGAGCGTGGCGAACTGCCCGGGGGGATGTCGTCCCGACAGGCGCAGATGGGCATGGCGAGGACGAGTGCCGCGACCAGCGCGGCGGAGCGAAGGGCGATGGACATGACCCCTCCCTGCGGTGGATTTGTGGCGGGCTGCCGTGATGACTCTTTGCGCGAAGCATAGCATGGACGCTTCGGCGAGGAAACGCAGAACATGCCGGAATGAAAGGGCTTCGCGCTATTTTCGCTGCTGACGGGGCACGGGGACGAATGCCGGGATTCCGGTCGCTGCGGCGTGCAGGAGGTAGAGGGCGCTTGTGGCCGTAAGGGCGAGCCACCAGCGGCTGTGGAAGGTGGACAGGACGAGGCTGCCGAGAAGCATGCCGACGAAGATGCTCTGCGTGACGCGCAGGATGCGCCGTGCCCGGTGATGCGCCATCATTTGTCATCCACCCCGAGTCTGCGCAGGACGGCCATGAGCGGGCAGGTGTCGGTGAAGGCGGACTGGAGCAGGTTCGCGCCCACGAAGGCCGTGAACAGGAGCCACCAGTTCGAGTGGACGACCGAAAGTCCCAGAGACAGCAGAATCATGGTTCCCGCGACACCGCGGGTGATGCGCTCGACGTGCATGGGGTGCCCTCCGTTTGGGTGTGCGCGGCTACTGTATACCAACTGGAGGGCGAGAGGAAGGTCTTCGGCGTCGGAAGTGCGGAGATCAGGCGTCGGAGGTGCTGCCCATGCCTTCGCGACGCAGGGGAACGCGCAGGAATGCGGCGAGCCTGTCGGCCACGGGCGGCGTCGGAATGGTGAGGGCGGAGCGGAAGTCCATGAGCGGGCGTGTGTCGCCGTCCACGTCCACGAGGATTTCGTGGCGGGTGACGTTGTCCTTGTGGATGACGCGGCGAATGGCGGAGAGGCGGCAACTGGCCTGACGTCCGATGTCCGTGGGCAGGATGCGGCGGGTGATGGTGAGGCGGCCGTTGGCCCTGTCACAGGTGACGGTGGTTTCGGTGAGCCCGCGCAACAGGCAGAACACGCAGGCCGCGCCGGTGACGGCAAGCCCTGTGTGCAGGCGCGAGTCCGCAAGCATGTCGAGGCGCAACAGGCCGAAGATGAAGGTGATGCCGAAGAATGCCGAGAGTGCGATGAGACCGATCGGACGCTCGACGAGCGTGAGACGTTCTCCGTTGCGGGAGACGGAGACGGATGGAACGGGCGGCATGGGCGGTCTGAACACGACGACCTCCTGAAGGACCGCGCGCCACGGCTGGAATGGCCGATGGTTCGCCAGTCCTGCGGGAAGTATACGACGTGGGGTGTCGCTTCGCAAGGGTGGGGCGGCGCGTTCCCTTGGCGGGTCAGCGGCGCAGGCGAGGGTCGAGAATGTCGCGCAGGGATTCGCCGAGCAGATTGTAGCCGAGCACCGTGAACAGGATGGCCAGACCGGGGAAGAACGACATCCACGGCGCGATGGTCAGCACGTCCTTGCCTTCCATGAGGATGTTGCCCCAGCTCGGCATGGGCGGCTGCACGCCGAGGCCGAGGAAGGACAGCGAGGACTCCACGAGGATGGCTCCGGCCACGCCGAGGGTGGCCGAGACCAGCACCGGGGCGATGGCGTTGGGCAGGATGTGCAGGGTGATGATGCGCACAGGACCAGCTCCAGCCACGCGCGCAGCGAGCACGAAGTCCCGTTCGCGCAGGGCCAGCGTTTCGGCGCGCACCAGCCGCGCCACGCCCATCCACGAGGTTAGGCCGATGACGACCATGATGTTGACGAGACTCGGTTCCAGAAAGGCGATGACCGCGAGGATGAGGAAGAAGGACGGGAAGCACAGCATCACGTCCACGGCGCGCATGATGATCTCGTCCACGATGCCGCCGAAGTAGCCCGCCGCCAGCCCGAGCGCCAGCCCGATGATGACGGACAGACCCACGGCCACGAAGCCCACCCACAGCGAGACGCGCGCGCCGTGCAGCATGCGCGAGAGCACGTCGCGCCCGAGGGCGTCCGTGCCCAGCGGATGCGCGGCGCTTGGCGCTTCGAGGATGTGCGACATGTCGAGCATCGTGGGATCGTGCGGGGCGAGCCACGGCGCGAGGATGGCGGCGATGGACATGCCGCCGACGATGACGAGCCCGGCCACGAGCAGGCCGTAGCGGTTCCAGAAGCGGGCGGTGGCAAGGGCTGCGATGTTCATCGGCCGTTCCTCCCGGCGCGGATGCGTGGGTCGGCCAGCCCGTAGGCCACGTCGGCCAGCAGGTTTCCGGCGAGGGTCAGGAGCGCGCCCAGAACGAGGTTGCCCATGATCAGCGGATAGTCCCGCGCCATGACGCCCTGATAGAAGAGCTGGCCGAGGCCGGGCAGGGCGAAGATGGATTCGATGATGACACTGCCGCCGATGAGTGCGGGCACGGACAGGCCGAGGATGGTGATGACCGGCAACAGCGCGTTTCGCAGTGCGTGTTTGAAGATCACCGTGCGGATGGGTAGGCCCTTGGCCTGCGCGGTGAGGATGTAGTCCTGCCGGAGCACTTCGAGCATGCTTGAACGCATGAAGCGCGACATGCCCGCGAGGCTACCGAAGGTGTAGATGAATATGGGCAGGGTCAGGTGGCGGGCGATGTCCCACATTTGGCCCCAGAATGTCAGGCTCGCGTGATTCATGGACGTAAGGCCGGATATGGGCAGAATGGGCCAGTAGATGCCGAGCAGGTACATGAGCAAAAGCGCCAGCCAGAAGCCCGGCATGGCGAAGCCGATGAACACGAGCACCGTGCTTGCCCTGTCGAACCACCCGCCCTGCCGCCACGCCGAGGCCACCCCGATGGGGATGGCGATGCACAGCGTGAGGATGAGCGATGCCACGTTCATGCCGAAGGTCAGAGGCAGGCGTTCGCGGATTTTGTCCCACACCGGGCGGTGGTCGCCGCTCATGGACTGGCCGAAGTCGAAGCGCGCCAGCCGCGACAGCCACGAGACGTACTGCTCGTGCAGGGGGCGGTCCAGCCCGTAGAGCGCTTCGAGCCGCGCCCGCGCGTCGGCCGAGGCCTCGGGATTGAGCGTGGTCTGGAGGTCGGTGGGCGAGCCGGGGGCGAGATGAATCACCACAAAGCTGACCGCCGTGATGCCCAGAAACACGATGCCCACCCATAGGAGCTTGGTGGCAAGTCGTTTGAGAATCGTCCGCATGCCTCCCTATGTAGGGCAAGACGTGCGTGGAATCAACGTCTTGCGCATCGGGAAGGGGCGGGGCGTTGGGGGATGGCGTGGCGGAAGTTGGAAAGAGGGCTGCGGGGTGGCTCGGGAGTGTAGAGAGGCGGCGGGATGAGGGGTGATGGTGGGGCGCGGCGTGCAGGTAGCGCGGGGTGATGGTGAGGGGCGCGCGGGCCGGGGCGTATCGTACGTGGCGGCATGCAAGCCGTGGCCTCCGGCGGCCAAGGGAGCGCGGCTCCCTTGGAACCCCGAATAGGGGAGGATGGGGCGTGGCAAAGAGCGCGAGAGCGTGTGTGGGGGCGGGGCGTCCCCGTGCTGAGCCGGGCACGGCGTGGCAGGGGGCGCATGTGATTTTCCGATGCGAAAGCCCGCCGGATGCGATGCGGTTTCGCGCGCCAGCCACTCCCCCGCGCACCCCCGCAGGCCGGGCCATTCCGGAAAATGCGGCCTCGGCCGAAAAAAAGTGCGTCAAAGTGAATTTTCCCTTTGACAAGTCGGCCTGGATAAGGCAAATCACAACTCGCCGTGGGGCTGTAGCTCAGTTGGGAGAGCGCTTGAATGGCATTCAAGAGGTCGGGAGTTCGATTCTCCCCAGCTCCACCACAAAAGATCATAAAGGCTTAGAAGGTTTTCCTTCTAAGCCTTTTTTCGTTGCATATGGAAAAATATGCGTATGAAATCAGGTGGATGGCGGATGTGCACGGCGAGGTTTTGCGATACACTGTCCATCTTGAACATGACGCTTCGTGGCTCGATAGCGCGGTCCTGCTTTTTTCAGCCTGAAATCGAAAGAGAAACCCTTTCAATTTTGGGAGAAGTTTGGCATGGGGATTCCCCGTGTAGGGCATGATCTCAATTCATCCAAGGGGACTTGATATGACAATATTAGGAACAGCCAAAACGGCATCTGCAAAGAAAATGATGCTTCTTGGCGGTGGCGAGCTTGGCAAGGAAGTTGTGATTGAGGCGCAGCGTCTTGGCATTGAGGTCGTCGTTGTTGATCGCTACGACGACACCCC
Proteins encoded in this window:
- the purE gene encoding 5-(carboxyamino)imidazole ribonucleotide mutase — encoded protein: MSRVAIFMGSISDEEKVRPCADVLSDLGIDYTFTVTSAHRTPERTARLVDELEAKGCQVFICAAGMAAHLAGAVAAKTTRPVIGIPISASALGGMDALLSTVQMPPGFPVATVALDKAGARNAAWMAAQILALSDAELAEKLRAAREDFKASVERAAEKLNA
- a CDS encoding ABC transporter ATP-binding protein gives rise to the protein MSTTSAFTFEDVSFSHPGNGPCLAQARLTIPEGAFALVGGPSGAGKSTLLRLMNRLLEPDSGRILYRGRPLAEYDPPRLRREVATVGQEPTLVSGTVRDNLLLPYTFRVNADLVRPGDDTLEAWLARLLLDGVTLSSRASALSVGQRQRLCLIRTLLPAPRVLLMDEPTSALDAESREVVERAAEDLCADDGVTVVMVSHVEMRFSRVSPMRLHLAAGRLEVSA
- a CDS encoding MucR family transcriptional regulator; the encoded protein is MDEYLKEALEIVKAQASVRNMTEEEILSMVDKLAKGIANIHHATEDIECERPDIDPKKAIREKSIVCLECGKSFKVLTKRHLSTHGMTPADYKEKYGYTKKTSLVCKSLARERRKKMADMRLWERRGQK
- the purD gene encoding phosphoribosylamine--glycine ligase, translating into MRILIVGSGGREHALAWKLSQSPLVDKLYIAPGNGGTAALGENIPIHDDDLPGLTTFAKDNAIDMVVIGPELPLVLGLKEALAHSGIPCFGPNAFAAQLEGSKAFAKTVMRESGVPTAPFRVFDDAKDARLHIAERSMPCVVKADGLAAGKGVVVCSSREEALEAIDEMMVKQVFGKAGERVVIEDALRGEEASFLAFCDGKTIVCMPSSQDHKAVGEGDTGPNTGGMGAYSPAPILPPEDYEMMTDLVIRPIVRHMAAKDNPFVGVLYAGIMFTENGPQVLEYNVRFGDPECQPLLTRLDSDLAEIMTACIEGRLHEIDIRWKAETAICVVMAADGYPRSYPKGMEISGFAEAETVEGVTVFQAGTRPEDGRILASGGRVLGVTALGADLAQAQKRAYEGIEKIHFDKSYFRRDIGDKGLRRMK
- a CDS encoding ABC transporter permease; translated protein: MSVATPIVIGPGQLALTLVFVLLAGLVSMAFRLELTRSLAVGTVRTFAQLFLMGYALKYIFALEMGLPVVAVFAAMVAAAAHIVHGRVPERDVAFGLPVFGAMIASYMLVATSVTGVIIGAKPWWEPQYFLPLGGMIAGNSMNALAIALERLFSGLRRRRAEVEMKLTLGADYREASDDIVREAIRAGMIPSINSMMGVGLVSIPGMMTGQIIAGADPSLACRYQIVVMLMLVASTAISAVVVVWLARKLCFGRAHQLLLRPEND